The sequence AAACCATGCCATTAGAGGCTCGTTGTAAATAGGACCGTGGAATAAATGCGGAAGTTATTAAAGCACCAAAATAATCGGTGCTCATATTTTAAAAATTTCGAGACATTTTCAAAAATGCTTGACATAATAAAAATAAAATCGTTATGAAAGTTTCCTTAGCACATAAGAAAATGCTCCTATTTCAGATGCTTAAAAAGCAGGACTTTCCTATAAGCTATAAGATAAAAAAAGTCTGTATGAATTTCTAACATAGAAATCATACAGACTTTTATTTGCTCTTTATCAAAAGACTAGATATCAAAATTACTTCTTACTTGCTTACAATAAATTTTATATTAGATATCTGTTTTTCCCAAGTACTGTCATCCGTTAATTTTACTTTTATATATTTAGTACCTTCAGGGATATATCTTGGAATGTGAACCATCTTATGCCATTTACTACCTTGCCATTCCTTAGGATATGAACTATGTGGAATCTCTGTCCAATTCTGATTATCCTCAGATGCGTAGAATGAAAGAGCATCAAAATACCAATACTGGAATAATTTTACCTCAAAGAAATTAATATCTTTTCCATCAAAATAATATACTAATTCTTCATTCTTACCAGAGTTCCTAGAAGCTCTAGACAAATCTCCTTCAAAATACTCTGAATTGGATGAATCCAAGAACCAGCCATTTGATTTTGAATAAACCATAGACCAATCATCTAGATTATCTTCAATAACCTCTACATCTGTTAATGTATTGCTATTTTTCTTACCCACATATGTGACTACACTCTTTGGTGGTAATGCAATATAATATGTACCATCATTATAAGGTACCTGACTACCCTTTTGCATATCCAAAGTATCATCAGTAATATACGGTGTCAGCTTATCAGCACTGAATCCATCAGTTAACAGGTCAAACTGCTGTATTTTATCAGTATCATTAATTGCCACTATAACAAAATCTCCTGTTTCTTGGTTCTTATACGCAGATATATAAGTATCAGAGATTCCTGTATCCGATGTGCAAATACGCACATACCCTGGTCTGATAAACTTGCTGTAATGTCCAAAAGTATAGTATCTCTTAGTCATAACATAATCAGTGAAATCTGAATTAGTGCAAATTAATCCTTCACTACCTTCTCTCATTACTCCCTGCCAATAAAGATATGCACTTGCTTGCGCATCAACCATGAATTCATGAATATTCTTAGCCCATCTAAGCCCTTCACCGATACCAGCATCAAAATGTCCTGGGTCACATACTTCTGTTTGCCATACTTTTTTACCTTTTGAAAAAGCTGTAGTGAATTTTGAAGGCGATAGTTGATATTGATGTGCTCCAACTATATCAATCATTTCACAGGCTGTAGGATTATTTAATGTAGGTTCCATCAATGATTCTGACCACCAAGAAGGTTCAGCTATGATGAACTTAGTATCATCTATTCCTTTTTCAATGAATACTGGTTTCATGTAATCTTTTATGAAAGTCTTAATTTGTTCACCCTTCCAAGAACATGAATTCCAATCCAGAAAAATGCTAGAATTAGGTTCATTACACATTGATACTGCATAAAAATCAATACCATGAAGCTGTTCGAACTGAACTACAAATTCACTTAATAGATCAGCAAAATCATCATAATACTCTTCAATCAGATATCCACCATTAGTTTGACTATTATTAGTTTTCATGAATGCTGGTGGTGTCCATGCAGTTGCAATCTGTTTATCCACACCTCTAGACTCCGCTTCTTTTATGTACCATAATTGTTCAGGTTTGATATTTACAAAATCATATTCACCTAATGCAGGTGAATACTCCGGATGTATTTCACTTCTGCATATTGAAGCCCCAATACCGCCGTCAATATTAAATAATAAATCCATTACTTCTGTTCTTACAGGTTCTTGTAATTGATATGGTATATGTGACCAATCAGCTCCTGAAAATCCGAACCCGTCAATCTCCTGTTTTTCATCTTCCCAATATATTGTAATAAAATTGGATGCCAGTGAATTAGTGCAAGGTTTTGTAATAGTAAACATTAAACCAAAAACTAGGAATAAAACCAGATACCTTCTCCTTTTGAGTCTCATTTTATTTTCCTCCTTAAATAATATCACTTATTCATTTTCTCTTAAGCTCATTACGTTACCTACTACCTCAAATGTTGTATCTAGTACATTTTGTTTTGTTAATTGTATGCTTCTATCGTCTGGCTGACTTCCACCTACAAACATCTGCCTGGTTCCAGCTTACATTCTCCATTCCTAGGTATAACTACTGATGCATCTAAGTCTTTTACATATAACTGTACAGTTTCATATCCTGATACTTCCCCTATATTAGTAATATCAACATTGATTAATAATTCTTCTTCCATTTCTAATATACTTTTGAAAGCTTTAAATTAGAGAATTCAAAAGATGTATAGCTAAGTCCATATCCAAAAAGATATAAAGGTTCTTTTTTAAAATATCTATATGTCCTATTCTTCATACTATAGTCATCAAGTGATCTGTAAAAAGTTATGGGTAGCTTACCTCATTCCACCAATTATGGGCAGGTATACCTAATCTTTCTACAGGTTAAGCATTATGCATTAGCTGAGATACTTTTTCAATTAATGACATTCTCGAAACTAAATCATTGATTCTTTCATCAAAAGATAATGTTGTATCCATATAAGGAAACTCTTTCATAATATTAATATCTTCCTTTCATATGTAATAGTTACATGGAATAAATATTATTTATTCTTGGCTTTAAATGCATCTATTTGTCTTTGTTTTTCAGCTACAATCTTCTCTGAACCATTGGCTTTTAATTTTTCTAGATATTCTGGAACAGCTACAGCTGGGTCCAAAACACCACTTACCAATGCTTTTTCAAATTCTTCACGAATATTTTTACAAGCTGCAATCTCAGATTTAACAGGTGTGGCATCAAATGCAAAACCTAACAATGGGCTTACTACTGCACTCTTGTTGAATGCATCATATTGTTCCCATTTGTCCTCTGCTTCTCCAACTCTTAGATAATTCAAGAATTGATTTTGGAACATCCATTGTGATGAAGGATAATAATTGCTTGTAGATGCAGTTACACCTTCTGGAAAATCTATTACATTATCTTTGACTTTCAAATAATGAACATCTTCAATACCATAATTCAATAAATTATTTAGATACTTATCAGTATTCAATAATTCTAGAAACATCATACATCTTTCTGGATTTTTACTATTTCTTGATATAGCAATCATAGAACCTGTTACTTCACATGTAGTTGTATAAGGATCACCTATGACTTCTCCTACTAACTCAACACCTAATTGAGCTGACATTTCTGCATCTTTACCAGGTTTGTATGGCATCCAGGTACAGAACATATTAGGAACCCATTCCTCTGCTGTAACTGCATCCTCATTTATATACCCCATATTAGCCCACTTATAAGCTAAATCATATAATAATACCTTCTCTTCACTCTCTTGTGTATACTCAATTTTACCTGAATCAGGATTGTAATATCCTGGAGTATCTCCTCCACCTATAGATAAGGGTTGATAAAAACTTACTAGACTATTATATCCATTAGAATAGTAAGGATATATTCCTGGCTCATTCTTTTTGATAGTTTCTAACATAGGTTCTAAAACAGTTTCAAAATCATCAATAGATTTTATCTTGGATATATCAAACTTATATTTTTCTACTAAATCTTTTCTAAAGAACAATCCTGTAGCTCCCGCAGTTTCTTTGTTTGTTGATAAGCCATATATGACTCCATCTACTTTTGGACCTTCAAATAATGCAGGATTCAATAATTCTTTTGTCTTAGGTGCATATTTTTCAATTAGATCATTCAATGGTACATACGCCTTTTTAGCAACATCTGTATAATAAGTCATCCAAGATGCAGTGAATATCATATCAAGATTATCACCTGTTGCCATCATCAAGCTGGTTTTCTCTTCAAATGCTGACCAATCAATTGGCTCAATATCAATAGATGCATTGATTTTATCTTTTAGATATTCATTAATGGCTTCTTCAACTTTTTCTTCATCTTGCTGATGAGAACCTGGATATGTGAATTTTAAAGTAACAGGTTCCAATTCATCTTTATCTTCTACTTTTTCTTCAATAGTTCCAGATTTTTCTTTTGAATCTGCATTCTCCCCTTTTGTTTCCTCTACTTTCTTTTTACCTCCACATGCAGCTAATGATAGTGTTAAAACTATTATCAGCATTACTGCAATAAGTTTTTTCATAAACAAACTACCTCCTAGAATATTTTAGTATAAAAACTATTTATCAAAATAATTACTAAGTAATTATTCTAACCTTTCAAAGCACCTATAGTTAACCCTTTTACAAAATGTTTTTGGAAATAAGGATAAGCGAGTATTATAGGTCCTATTGCTATCAATACCATTGCGAATCTCACTGTTTGGGTTGGTACTGTACCCAGGCTGTTCAACGCATCAGATGATGTTTCACCAAATTTCAATAAATACTTGATATTCATAAGAGCAGTATACATGGTGTATTGTAAAGAATATAATTTTACATCTGATATGTATAACAGACTTGAAAACCAATCATTCCAATAACACAAAGTGTCAAATAAAGCTATTGTAGCTATAGCTGGTTTTGATAAAGGTAATACCATTTGAATGAAAATCCTAAACTCACTAGCACCATCTATTTTTGATGATTCAATTATTGATTTTGGTACACTCTGCTTATAGAACGTCCTTACAATCAATACATTAAATGGATTCATCATCAATGGCAATAACAGAGAATATAATCTATTCTTGAAATGGAATAATTGTGTGTTTATATAGAAACTTGCTACCAATCCACCATTAAATAGCATTGTGAAAAATATGAAAAAAGTGAAAAACTTAGCTGCTGGAAAATCTTTTCTTGATATTGGATAGGCATATAATGCTGTTAACATCACGCTAAATATCGTACCTACCACAGTAACAAATATTGATACACCATAAGCTCTTAATACATGTGATGCATCTTGAAACAAAAACCTATAAGCATCTAAACTGAATTTTCGTGGAATGAAATTAAATCCATGTAGAACCACTTCTTTCTCATCAGTCAAAGATACACCTAATGAAAGTAATAATGGTGCAATACACAAAATTGCATATATCAGAAAAAAGATATTTATAATACAGTTTGCTCTATTAGAAATCTGATTGACTCCTGCTTTCTTTTTCATTGTGCTCCCCCCTAGAATAATGCATTCTCTGAATCAATTTTTCTTATTATCCAATTAGCTGTAATAACCAATACAAAACCTACAAACGATTGATATAATGCAGCCGCCGCAGCCATTCCCAAGTCCCCTAATTTTGTCATTGCACGATATACATATGTATCAATAACTTGCGTAGTAGAAAATAGAGCTCCTGAATTCATTGGCACATTATAGAACAGACCAAAGTCAGCATAGAATATTCTGCCGATAGCCATTATGGCTAATATTATTATTATAGGTTTGATTGATGGTAGCGTAATATATACTATCTGCTGCCATTTACTTGCACCATCTATAATTGCAGCTTCATATAGTTCTGGAGCTATTCCCAAAATAGCAGCCAAATATATCACTGTAGAGTACCCTACGTTTTTCCATAGATTAACGAATACCAAGATACCTGGCCAATGCTTAGGTTCTGCATAAAATCTTATTTTTTCCATATTGAATAATGAGAATATGTTTTTATTCAGCAGACCATTCTCCATGCCTAAAAAAGCAAATACCATATATGCTACAACAACCATTGATAAGAAATAAGGAAAGAAAAAAATGCTTTGATATACTTTAGCTGCATATCTATTACGAATTTCACATAATGCTATAGCAAAAGAGATTGAAACTATCATACCTAAAACTATAAAAGCAAGATTGTATAATAAAGTATTCCTAGTTGCTATGAGAACATCCTTGGTCTTGAATAGAAACTCGAAATTGTCAAAACCACACCAGGGACTTCCTAAAATACCATCAGCATAATTTATATTTTTGAAGGCTATTATAATCCCACCCATAGGTAAATATCTCATGCATAATATTAATAAAAATCCTGGTAGAATCATTAAATATAGTGGATAATATTTAAAGTGCTTTTTTAGTGTTTTCATTATCGTCACCTCTGTTTTATTTGGTATATTCATTATATAATCTACTAGAAATATGTAAATTTAAAAAACTATGATTCTATAAAAATAACTACAAAAAGCATCAAAATGAATTGATGCCTTTTATAAAATCAAATATATTGCTGTAAATATCAATTGCTATCATTGATTTCATTCATTATATTATTCAAGGTATTAAGTCCTTCTACTATTGGTCTTTCACCAGTTATTATATCAAAATAAATGTCAAACCTCTGTCGTTCGTATTCTTTATTTTCCTTGTTTGTCTCATAAACATACATTTCTTTATCAGGCAAAAATTCTCTTGGTGTATTAGTATTTAACAGTTCATCCAGTTCTTTTAATTTAACATTATATGTAGGTATGATATATCCTTTTTCATACATGTAGATTCCCCACTCTCTTGATGTCAATGCTTTACAAAAATCAACTATCTCATCAATTGAATCTGATTTACTGTTAACTCCTATTAATATACCCGGTATGCTTATATTATTGTTTTTTATATTTTCTTGATTCCAGATAGGTACACTACTTATACCTACATTATTGTCTTCTTGGCTATCAATCCAATAATAATCTTCATTGGATATAATCATCATACCTATATTACTTTCTGCAAATTGTTTTATCACATTATCTTTTTTCAATTTAGTAGCATATTGTAATATACCACTTTGATGATTAATCTTCATCATCACTTGAAACCATTCTTTATATTTACTGAAATTATAATTATCATTTTCTTTATCATAATAGTAAATACCATTCATCTTATTAGCATTTTCCAGAAGACTCTGGAACCCACTTTCTTTGTCTTTTAGATAGAGTGCAAAACCATAACTCTCACCTATCTTCATTTCACTGATTTTAATGGCATCTTTATATAATTCATCTAACGTAACAGGAGGTTTTTCCCAATCCAGACCAACTTCTTTGAATATGTCCTTATTATATATCAATCTATATGTACGCATACTCAAAGGAATAACATTTTCTAACGACTTATCTACTTTCCCACTTAGATATGTATTTATAGGTAGCAGCCAGTTCTTGTCATTATATGTTTGTAACCAATCTTCATCCAGCATAAATATATCCGGCTTATCTTTTGACATCATTTTCATATTTAATATGTATTGATATTTATCATAAGTTACTTTTTCTAAAACTATTTTTTTACTGCTTGTACGATTATATTCTTTTATCAATTTTTCTAGTGGTGTGATAGTTTTATCATCTAAAACTTTTACCATGAATGTTATTGTATTTTCTTCTGAATCATTTGATTCCATAATCTGACTATCATTATTTTCATTTTCACATCCAACGATTAAAAAGCAAATCAGTATCATAATTGGTACAATCTTTATCTTCATTATGTTCTCCTTTACATACATATTGTTTTTAAACACATTCTATAATAATAATATTTTATCTAGATGTTTCGAGAAACCCCCCTCCTCTAACTAGGAGGGAGATGAATCGGAAAGGTTTTTAATCTTTAACTCCTGCTTGAGAGCGAATATATTTCTCAATCATTTCTATTGTTGCTCCTCCAGTTGTTAAAATGCAATAACTTCTACTCCAAAATACGGGTTTCCAGTAATATTCTTTTAAATATTCACTATGTTTTTTCCTAATAAGTCTTGAAGAAACAGTTTTTAGAGTATTAACTAATTTTGCTAATTCCACTTGGGGAGGTGTTTCAAATAGTAAATGGATATGGTCAGGTTCTCCATTAAATTCGATTATAGTTCCGTTTTTTCCTTCAATTATGTTTTTGAATATTTCATTTAGGTCGTCTAATAGTTCTTTGTTAATACATTTGTGTCTATATTTAGTTATTACAACCAAATGATATTTTAGATTGTATATTGAATGCCTATTGCTTTTGAATTCGCTATCATTCATCTAAAAAACTCCTTTACAACTAAATTGAATTACGATATAATTATAACATAAGGAAGAGGGAAAATCTATGAAAATCAATAAAGCTTTCAAATATAGAATATATCCTAATAAGGAACAACTGATTTTGATTCATAAAACCTTCGGCTGTACTAGATTTGTATTCAATCGTTTTCTTAATCAAAGAATTGAATTATACAAGAATGAAGAAAAATCAACTACTTATGTTAATCAAGCTAAAGAGTTAACAGCTTTGAAAAAAGATTTAACTTGGCTTAAAGAAGTGGATAGTGTTTCTCTTCAATCTGCACTTAGGAATTTAGATACTGCTTTTAAGAATTTCTTTCAAAAGAGAGCTAAATATCCTAGATTCAAATCTAAAAGAAACAATATCAAATCTTATACAACCAAAAACACTAACAATTCAATAAGAATAGAAGGCAGTATGTTGAAGTTTCCAAAATTAGGATTGCTAAAAACTAAATTTCATAGAGAAATACCTAGGAATAATAAAATATTATCTGCTACTATAAGTCAAGTACCTACAGGTGCTTATTTTGTAAGTATTACTACTGAATTTGAAAAAGAAATAATTCAAGTTCCAAGTAACGGCAACATAGTAGGTTTAGATTTTTCAATGAAAGAACTGTTTGTTAGCTCTGAAAACCAAAGAGCCAAGTATCCTAGATTTTTTCGTATGTTAGAAGCTAAACTTATCAAGGCACAAAGGAAATTATCACGTATGGTAAGGTTTTCGAATAATTGGTATAAACAAAAGATTAAAGTAGCAAAAATACACTATAAAATAAAAAATTCAAGATTGGATTTTTTACATAAACTATCTACTCAATTAATAAATAAATACAATGCTTTAGCGATAGAAGACCTAAATATGAAAGGTATGAGCCAAGTATTGAAATTTGGTAAAAGCGTATCTGATAATGGTTGGGGAATGTTCATTGCAATGCTTAAATATAAAGCTGAATTAAGAGGGAAACAACTTGTGAAGATAGACAGATTCTATCCATCAAGTAAAACCTGTTCAATTTGTGGTGCAGTAAAAAAAGACTTGAAACTATCAGAAAAAGTATATACTTGTGAGTGTGGCAATTCAATAGATAGAGACCTAAATGCAAGTATAAACATTAAAAATCAAGGTAAATTGTTGTTGCAATATTAAAATATTACAGGGTAGGGCTTACCCGTAGAGCTTGGTAATAATAGTAACCATTAAGTTACTACGTCCCAAGAAGCCCCCTCAA is a genomic window of Vallitalea longa containing:
- a CDS encoding glycoside hydrolase family 30 protein; translation: MRLKRRRYLVLFLVFGLMFTITKPCTNSLASNFITIYWEDEKQEIDGFGFSGADWSHIPYQLQEPVRTEVMDLLFNIDGGIGASICRSEIHPEYSPALGEYDFVNIKPEQLWYIKEAESRGVDKQIATAWTPPAFMKTNNSQTNGGYLIEEYYDDFADLLSEFVVQFEQLHGIDFYAVSMCNEPNSSIFLDWNSCSWKGEQIKTFIKDYMKPVFIEKGIDDTKFIIAEPSWWSESLMEPTLNNPTACEMIDIVGAHQYQLSPSKFTTAFSKGKKVWQTEVCDPGHFDAGIGEGLRWAKNIHEFMVDAQASAYLYWQGVMREGSEGLICTNSDFTDYVMTKRYYTFGHYSKFIRPGYVRICTSDTGISDTYISAYKNQETGDFVIVAINDTDKIQQFDLLTDGFSADKLTPYITDDTLDMQKGSQVPYNDGTYYIALPPKSVVTYVGKKNSNTLTDVEVIEDNLDDWSMVYSKSNGWFLDSSNSEYFEGDLSRASRNSGKNEELVYYFDGKDINFFEVKLFQYWYFDALSFYASEDNQNWTEIPHSSYPKEWQGSKWHKMVHIPRYIPEGTKYIKVKLTDDSTWEKQISNIKFIVSK
- a CDS encoding RNA-guided endonuclease TnpB family protein yields the protein MKINKAFKYRIYPNKEQLILIHKTFGCTRFVFNRFLNQRIELYKNEEKSTTYVNQAKELTALKKDLTWLKEVDSVSLQSALRNLDTAFKNFFQKRAKYPRFKSKRNNIKSYTTKNTNNSIRIEGSMLKFPKLGLLKTKFHREIPRNNKILSATISQVPTGAYFVSITTEFEKEIIQVPSNGNIVGLDFSMKELFVSSENQRAKYPRFFRMLEAKLIKAQRKLSRMVRFSNNWYKQKIKVAKIHYKIKNSRLDFLHKLSTQLINKYNALAIEDLNMKGMSQVLKFGKSVSDNGWGMFIAMLKYKAELRGKQLVKIDRFYPSSKTCSICGAVKKDLKLSEKVYTCECGNSIDRDLNASINIKNQGKLLLQY
- a CDS encoding ABC transporter substrate-binding protein, which encodes MKIKIVPIMILICFLIVGCENENNDSQIMESNDSEENTITFMVKVLDDKTITPLEKLIKEYNRTSSKKIVLEKVTYDKYQYILNMKMMSKDKPDIFMLDEDWLQTYNDKNWLLPINTYLSGKVDKSLENVIPLSMRTYRLIYNKDIFKEVGLDWEKPPVTLDELYKDAIKISEMKIGESYGFALYLKDKESGFQSLLENANKMNGIYYYDKENDNYNFSKYKEWFQVMMKINHQSGILQYATKLKKDNVIKQFAESNIGMMIISNEDYYWIDSQEDNNVGISSVPIWNQENIKNNNISIPGILIGVNSKSDSIDEIVDFCKALTSREWGIYMYEKGYIIPTYNVKLKELDELLNTNTPREFLPDKEMYVYETNKENKEYERQRFDIYFDIITGERPIVEGLNTLNNIMNEINDSN
- the tnpA gene encoding IS200/IS605 family transposase: MNDSEFKSNRHSIYNLKYHLVVITKYRHKCINKELLDDLNEIFKNIIEGKNGTIIEFNGEPDHIHLLFETPPQVELAKLVNTLKTVSSRLIRKKHSEYLKEYYWKPVFWSRSYCILTTGGATIEMIEKYIRSQAGVKD
- a CDS encoding carbohydrate ABC transporter permease, which translates into the protein MKKKAGVNQISNRANCIINIFFLIYAILCIAPLLLSLGVSLTDEKEVVLHGFNFIPRKFSLDAYRFLFQDASHVLRAYGVSIFVTVVGTIFSVMLTALYAYPISRKDFPAAKFFTFFIFFTMLFNGGLVASFYINTQLFHFKNRLYSLLLPLMMNPFNVLIVRTFYKQSVPKSIIESSKIDGASEFRIFIQMVLPLSKPAIATIALFDTLCYWNDWFSSLLYISDVKLYSLQYTMYTALMNIKYLLKFGETSSDALNSLGTVPTQTVRFAMVLIAIGPIILAYPYFQKHFVKGLTIGALKG
- a CDS encoding ABC transporter permease; protein product: MKTLKKHFKYYPLYLMILPGFLLILCMRYLPMGGIIIAFKNINYADGILGSPWCGFDNFEFLFKTKDVLIATRNTLLYNLAFIVLGMIVSISFAIALCEIRNRYAAKVYQSIFFFPYFLSMVVVAYMVFAFLGMENGLLNKNIFSLFNMEKIRFYAEPKHWPGILVFVNLWKNVGYSTVIYLAAILGIAPELYEAAIIDGASKWQQIVYITLPSIKPIIIILAIMAIGRIFYADFGLFYNVPMNSGALFSTTQVIDTYVYRAMTKLGDLGMAAAAALYQSFVGFVLVITANWIIRKIDSENALF
- a CDS encoding ABC transporter substrate-binding protein, yielding MKKLIAVMLIIVLTLSLAACGGKKKVEETKGENADSKEKSGTIEEKVEDKDELEPVTLKFTYPGSHQQDEEKVEEAINEYLKDKINASIDIEPIDWSAFEEKTSLMMATGDNLDMIFTASWMTYYTDVAKKAYVPLNDLIEKYAPKTKELLNPALFEGPKVDGVIYGLSTNKETAGATGLFFRKDLVEKYKFDISKIKSIDDFETVLEPMLETIKKNEPGIYPYYSNGYNSLVSFYQPLSIGGGDTPGYYNPDSGKIEYTQESEEKVLLYDLAYKWANMGYINEDAVTAEEWVPNMFCTWMPYKPGKDAEMSAQLGVELVGEVIGDPYTTTCEVTGSMIAISRNSKNPERCMMFLELLNTDKYLNNLLNYGIEDVHYLKVKDNVIDFPEGVTASTSNYYPSSQWMFQNQFLNYLRVGEAEDKWEQYDAFNKSAVVSPLLGFAFDATPVKSEIAACKNIREEFEKALVSGVLDPAVAVPEYLEKLKANGSEKIVAEKQRQIDAFKAKNK